Proteins found in one Sorghum bicolor cultivar BTx623 chromosome 1, Sorghum_bicolor_NCBIv3, whole genome shotgun sequence genomic segment:
- the LOC8059256 gene encoding ATP-dependent DNA helicase 2 subunit KU80, whose translation MARNREVVILLLDVGPSMHGVLQEVKNICSTLVHKKLVYNRSDEVGIVLFGTKGTCNELAKELGGYKHVTVTRDIKVVDEGAAQALQNLPLGSAPGDFLDSIVVGLDMVMRKFGNTKGKRRLCLITSAQDLLRDPPEGTKEEQVDTIADMLKKHSIKLECIIFREPGVLRNAVMEENDRLLYQFRNRSVAKVVQVDSPTSLLGALKTRNVLPVTVFRGDLEVNSNFKIKVWVYKKTAEEKFPTLKKYSDKAPPSDKLASHEVKVDYEYKSVVEPDKIVPPDQRIKGYLYGPQVIPVSNAEWEAVKFKPEKGVKLLGFTDRSNVPRHHFMKDVCLFIPEPGNIKATLAVSAIARAMHQMNKAAIVRCVWRQGQGNVALGVLTPNISAVDNVQDSFYFNVLPFAEDIREFQFRSFSSLPSSSQPTEEQQEAADNLVKMLDLAPPGREVLKPEFTPNPMLERFYSYLDLKSKQPDANVPPLDRSLRRITEPDPNVVGQQTQLIQNLGKAFELKENPKKKKARGQDILAYTGAGDQAKSVEEPSVEKDRVLENTHPPTENVGAIRDSNPVHDFEAMLANRSSSTWVQKAIEDMQNYTAALLQKSHDGSNYQKALECFAALRKACIIEQEPQEFNEFLTKIYERLKEGDAAKFFQLLSSKNISLISKEEAPDSDVTEEMAKSFYLKREKASQ comes from the exons GAACATGCAATGAGCTTGCAAAGGAGCTTGGGGGCTATAAGCATGTGACAGTCACACGTGATATTAAAGTTGTAGATGAAGGGGCGGCACAGGCTCTGCAAAACCTTCCATTAGGATCTGCCCCTGGTGATT TTCTGGATTCTATTGTTGTTGGCTTGGATATGGTGATGAGGAAATTTGGTAATACCAAAGGGAAGCGGAGGCTCTGTTTAATCACCAGTGCACAGGATTTATTAAGAGATCCGCCCGAGGGGACTAAAGAAGAACAGGTGGACACCATTGCAGACATGTTGAAAAAACACAGTATCAAGTTGGAGTGCATTATCTTTAGAGAACCGGGAGTGCTCCGTAATGCTGTAATGGAAGAAAACGACCGATTATTGTATCAGTTCAGAAATAGATCAGTTGCAAAGGTAGTTCAGGTTGACAGCCCAACATCACTGTTGGGTGCTCTCAAGACAAGAAATGTGCTTCCAGTTACCGTCTTCAGGGGAGACCTGGAAGTGAACTCCAATTTTAAAATTAAG GTGTGGGTCTATAAGAAAACAGCTGAGGAGAAATTCCCCACTTTGAAGAAGTATTCGGACAAGGCTCCTCCAAGTGATAAACTTGCCTCTCATGAAGTCAAAGTTGATTATGAGTACAAGAGCGTTGTCGAACCAGACAAAATTGTTCCACCAGACCAGAGGATTAAGGGGTATCTTTATGGTCCTCAAGTTATTCCTGTATCAAATGCTGAATGGGAGGCAGTCAAGTTCAAGCCAGAGAAAGGTGTGAAGCTTCTAGGATTTACAGATAGATCCAACGTACCACG GCACCATTTTATGAAAGACGTATGCTTGTTTATACCTGAACCAGGCAACATTAAAGCAACTCTTGCAGTTTCTGCCATAGCAAGAGCAATGCATCAAATGAACAAGGCTGCTATTGTGCGATGTGTGTGGAGACAAGGTCAAGGGAATGTTGCTCTTGGTGTATTGACACCGAATATTTCAGCAGTGGACAATGTC CAAGATTCCTTTTACTTCAATGTACTCCCATTTGCTGAGGACATCAGAGAGTTTCAGTTTCGATCCTTTAGCAGCCTGCCATCATCATCTCAGCCCACTGAAGAACAACAAGAAGCTGCAGATAACCTAGTGAAGATGTTAGACCTAGCACCACCTGGAAGAGAGGTCCTCAAGCCTGAGTTTACACCAAACCCCATGTTGGAG AGATTTTACAGTTACCTTGATCTCAAGTCAAAGCAGCCAGATGCAAATGTACCACCACTTGATAGATCTCTAAGGAGGATAACTGAACCTGATCCTAATGTGGTTGGCCAACAAACACAATTAATACAGAATTTAGGCAAAGCTTTTGAGCTGAAGGAGAACCCCAAG AAAAAGAAAGCACGAGGACAGGACATATTGGCATATACCGGTGCAGGTGATCAAGCTAAATCTGTAGAAGAGCCTTCTGTAGAGAAGGACAGAGTTCTGGAAAATACACATCCACCTACAGAGAATGTTGGGGCGATCAGAGATTCGAATCCAGTTCACGATTTTGAGGCCATGCTGGCTAATAGATCTAGCTCAACTTGGGTTCAGAAGGCTATTGAAGATATGCAGAATTACACAGCAGCTTTGTTACAAAAGTCTCATGATGGGAGTAACTACCAAAAGGCACTTGAATGTTTTGCTGCTCTGCGGAAGGCCTGCATTATTGAACAG GAACCACAGGAATTCAACGAATTCCTAACAAAGATTTACGAGAGATTGAAGGAGGGTGATGCTGCCAAGTTCTTTCAACTTCTCTCCTCAAAAAATATTTCACTTATCAGCAAAGAGGAAGCGCCTGACAG CGACGTGACTGAGGAGATGGCAAAAAGTTTCTACCTGAAACGAGAAAAGGCGTCTCAGTAG
- the LOC8061379 gene encoding ribosome-binding factor PSRP1, chloroplastic — MATAMSPSPSAAIARPSHPRSCAAASVALRSGFLGRGLAAVVPVAVDDPRCRLRRRVSFSVRMAWDGPLSSVRLIMQGRNVKLSDKLKEHIEDKVGRAVSKHCHLVREVDVRLSARGGELGRGPKTSRCEITLFSKRHGVLRAEEDAESTYASIDLAAAIIKRKLRKIKEKETEVRRDGDGGAGGAWEEELPLLDDDLVEADELAAAVGAEDEQTVVAKVVRTKVFEMPPLTVEEALEQLDNVGHNFYCFRDEATGQVNILYRRKEGGYGLIIPKEDGNFDNKDTVGVAQPPPPAAPEPSLAVHTAADNN, encoded by the coding sequence ATGGCAACCGCAATGTCCCCCTCCCCCTCGGCCGCAATCGCTCGCCCCAGCCATCCTCGCTCCTGTGCTGCTGCTTCGGTGGCCCTCCGCTCGGGCTTCCTGGGCCGCGGGCTGGCCGCGGTGGTGCCGGTGGCCGTGGACGACCCCAGATGCCGTCTCCGCCGCCGCGTCTCCTTCTCCGTGCGCATGGCCTGGGACGGGCCCCTCTCGTCGGTGCGCCTCATCATGCAGGGCAGGAACGTGAAGCTGAGCGACAAGCTCAAGGAGCACATCGAGGACAAGGTGGGCCGGGCGGTGTCCAAGCACTGCCACCTGGTCCGGGAGGTGGACGTGCGCCTCTCCGCGCGCGGCGGCGAGCTCGGCCGCGGACCCAAGACGTCGCGCTGCGAGATCACGCTCTTCAGCAAGCGCCACGGCGTCCTGCGCGCCGAGGAGGACGCCGAGTCCACCTACGCCAGCATCGACCTCGCCGCCGCCATCATCAAGCGCAAGCTCCGCAAGATCAAGGAGAAGGAGACGGAGGTGCGGCGCGACGGCGACGGTGGTGCGGGAGGCGCCTGGGAAGAGGAGCTCCCGCTGCTCGACGACGACCTGGTGGAGGCCGACGAATTGGCTGCGGCCGTGGGCGCGGAGGACGAGCAGACTGTTGTCGCCAAGGTGGTGCGCACCAAGGTGTTCGAGATGCCGCCGCTGACGGTGGAGGAGGCGCTGGAGCAGCTGGACAACGTGGGCCACAACTTCTACTGCTTCAGGGACGAGGCAACGGGCCAGGTCAACATCCTCTACCGCAGGAAGGAAGGCGGCTACGGCCTCATCATCCCCAAGGAGGACGGCAACTTCGACAACAAGGACACCGTCGGCGTTGCGCAACCACCACCACCCGCCGCTCCGGAGCCGTCCTTGGCCGTGCACACCGCCGCCGACAACAACTGa
- the LOC8061380 gene encoding sucrose nonfermenting 4-like protein — translation MFSHGADSAHDAGAVGVSTGGATVPTRFVWPYGGKRVFVSGSFTRWSEHLPMSPVEGCPTVFQAICSLSPGIHEYKFFVDGEWRHDERQPTISGEFGIVNTLYLTREFNQLNALLSPSTPGSRMNMDVDNENFQRTVTLSDGTVPEGTPRVSEAAIQISRCRVSEYLNLHTCYDLLPDSGKVIALDINLPVKQSFHILHEQGIPVAPLWDSFRGQFVGLLSPLDFILILRELETHGSNLTEEQLETHTISAWKEAKRQTYGRNDGQWRPHQHLVHATPYESLRDIAVKLLQNGISTVPVIYSSSSDGSFPQLLHLASLSGILKCICRYFKNSTCNLPILNQPVCSIPLGSWVPKIGDPNSRPLAMLRPNASLSSALNMLVQAGVSSVPIVDENDALLDTYSRSDITALAKDKVYTHVRLDEMTIHQALQLGQDANTPFGFFNGQRCQMCLRSDPLLKVMERLANPGVRRVFIVEAGSKRVEGIISLSDIFKFLLSL, via the exons atgtTCTCGCACGGCGCTGATTCCGCCCACGACGCCGGGGCCGTCGGCGTCAGCACCGGCGGGGCCACCGTCCCCACCCGCTTCGTTTGGCCCTACGGTGGGAAGAGGGTCTTCGTCTCAGGCTCCTTTACCAG GTGGTCGGAACATTTGCCGATGTCTCCTGTCGAAGGCTGCCCCACTGTATTTCAGGCTATTTGCAGCCTGTCTCCAGGGATTCACGAG TACAAGTTCTTTGTGGATGGGGAGTGGCGGCATGATGAGCGCCAACCTACTATATCTGGGGAGTTTGGAATAGTTAACACATTATACTTGACAAGGGAATTTAACCAACTAAACGCCTTATTAAGTCCAAGCACACCTGGAAGCAGGATGAACATGGATGTGGATAATGAAAATTTTCAACGTACG GTTACGTTGTCGGATGGTACCGTTCCGGAAGGTACTCCGAGAGTTTCAGAGGCTGCAATACAAATCTCTAGGTGCCGCGTTTCTGAATATCTGAATTTGCATACATGCTATGATTTACTCCCGGATTCGGGCAAG GTTATTGCTCTGGACATTAATTTACCTGTGAAGCAATCTTTTCATATTCTGCATGAACAG GGGATTCCTGTAGCTCCTCTCTGGGACTCATTTAGAGGTCAATTTGTTGGTCTTCTGAGCCCATTGGATTTCATACTTATATTGCGGGAg CTAGAAACTCATGGCTCGAACTTGACAGAAGAGCAGCTTGAAACACATACGATATCTGCATGGAAAGAGGCTAAGCGGCAAACTTATGGAAGAAATGATGGTCAATGGCGACCACATCAGCATCTAGTGCAT GCTACCCCTTATGAGTCTTTGAGGGACATTGCAGTAAAACTTTTGCAAAATGGCATTTCTACAGTGCCAGTTATTTATTCATCATCATCGGATGGATCATTCCCGCAGTTGTTGCATCTTGCATCCCTCTCTGGAATTTTGAAAT GTATTTGTAGATATTTCAAAAACTCGACTTGTAATTTGCCTATTCTGAACCAACCAGTGTGCTCCATTCCACTGGGTTCCTGGGTTCCGAAAATTGGTGATCCTAACAGTCGTCCATTGGCTATGTTGCGACCTAATGCATCACTTAGCTCTGCCCTTAACATGTTGGTTCAAG CTGGAGTGAGCTCAGTACCAATTGTAGATGAAAATGACGCCCTGCTTGACACTTATTCTAGAAG TGACATCACAGCCCTAGCAAAAGACAAGGTCTACACACATGTTCGGCTGGATGAGATGACCATTCATCAG GCTTTGCAGCTTGGACAAGATGCCAATACACCTTTTGGATTTTTTAACGGTCAGAGATGCCAGATGTGCCTCCGATCTGATCCTTTGCTAAAGGTGATGGAGCGACTGGCTAATCCTG GGGTGAGGCGGGTGTTCATTGTGGAAGCTGGGAGCAAACGAGTGGAGGGCATTATATCACTGAGTGATATTTTCAAGTTCTTGCTGAGCTTGtga
- the LOC8059255 gene encoding acyl carrier protein 3, chloroplastic: protein MAAPVSAVAAGSATVTYSPALRVQGMDAVSFRVSASFNFPRQRASFQSIRARRIPKRFQVSCSAKQETVDKVCEIVKNQLALPEDTTVIGETKFVDIGADSLDTVEIVMGLEEAFQISVDESSAQEIQTVEDAAALIDKLISEKDA from the exons ATGGCTGCTCCCGTCAGCGCCGTCGCCGCAGGATCGGCCACCGTAACCTACTCCCCGGCGCTCCGGGTCCAG GGAATGGATGCAGTGTCGTTTCGGGTATCGGCATCTTTCAATTTCCCCAGGCAAAGAGCAAGCTTTCAATCAATTCGGGCGCGGCGGATTCCAAAGCGCTTTCAGGTGTCATGTTCG GCTAAACAAGAAACTGTTGACAAGGTTTGTGAAATAGTGAAGAATCAGCTAGCTCTACCCGAAGACACCACTGTAATAGGAGAGACaaaatttgtagacattggagcTGATTCACTCGACACG GTTGAAATTGTGATGGGGCTTGAGGAGGCATTCCAAATCAGCGTGGATGAATCGAGTGCTCAAGAGATCCAGACGGTGGAGGACGCTGCTGCTCTCATCGACAAGCTCATCTCGGAGAAGGATGCATAA